In the genome of Novosphingobium aureum, the window CCTGTCCCGTATTGATGCGCCTGTGCAGACGATCGCCGCGTGAGGGAGACCGGCGAGGGCGGCGGCACAGCCGCCCTCGAAATGCGGGTATGCGGAATTTCGGGCGTCTTTGGCCCCAAAACGCCCGAAATATGCCCTTTTTAAGGCGAAATCGCGCCTTCTTACGGGCTGTTCATCGCGCCTGCGTGATGGAGGTCTACCGCGGCCTGGACGAGCGGGAACCGAGATTGAGAGAGACTGCGTTGACCCTTGGAGCGACTGCATCGCGAGGCTCTCTGCGCGTGTCCATCGTAATCCATTGCCGCCCGTAAGTGCGTGCCACCATGTAGAAAACGGAACCGTGGCAGCCGACAACCATGCACTTGTCACGCAAGTCGATCGGGGAGCCGCTTGCGCCAAAGCGCAAAATCTGGATCGACACGTCGACCCGCTGTTGCATCCCGCAGCAGCGGCACTGCGATCGCGCCAGTGCGTTCGTGCGCGCCAGCTCGCCCCAGGTCGAGGCCCAACGAGGGAAAAGGGAGGCAATTTCGGTCATGGGATGAGCCTAGCAATCCGGCTCGACACCGTCCATGATGCCTGTTGCGTCAAGCCACTGGCGGAAAAAGAAAAGGCCCACCTTTTGGCGGGCCTTTAATTTCCTTAGACGATGAGGGGGGGCGTAAGCCCGCGTTCTCAAAGCCGATGACCCCTTATATGGCGGTAGTGACGGTTTCGTCAATACCGTGCGCAGACAGGATAGCGACCTTGCCTTTCACTCCCGCTGAGCTTCAGGATCTGCCCGAAGTTATCTCGGCGCCGCGCTTTGCCACCTATCTCCAGGCGAAAGGCAATGATCGGGAACAGGCGCTCGAGCTCTACGAATGGAATCTAGACATTTCCTCGGCCCTGATCGTTCCTCTCCAGGTCTGTGAAGTCGCGGTTCGCAATGGAATCGCAGAAGCCATCGAAGCCGTCCATGGCGCGAACTGGCCTTGGAACAATGGTTTTATCCGAAGCCTGCCGCGGCCTAAAAGTCGGTTTCGTTACAACCCGGCCGACGACCTTCAGGCTTGCGCGCGCAAGCTGCCGACGACGGGCAAGATCATCGCGGAACTCAAATTTGCCTTCTGGGAGAACATCTTCACCGTCGGACAGGATAGCCGTCTTTGGAACGCACACTTCCGGGCGGTCTTTCCAGGAGCACCAGCAGGACTGAGTGTCGCCCAGTGCCGCAGGCAGGCCTATGCCGATCTGCAAGGCATCCGCCATTTACGTAACCGGATCGCGCACCATGAGCCGGTCTTCACACGCAATCTGGACGATGACTATCAACGCATCCATGACATGATCTCCTGGCGCAGTCCGACCGCGGCAGCGTGGATGGATGGCAAGCAGAACGTCACCGCCTTGATCGCGCAGAAGCCCTGATTTCGTTTCAGATTCGGGGATAGGACGGGGAGGGGAGCGACCTTGCAGCACGGCTCTATCTCCGCTTCGCTTCAACCGAACCCGCAAGCGGTTTCGGCCCATGCGGGTGACGATCCTCGCTCATAGATGCGGCGGCGCGGCCGCCAGGCTTGCCTGTCCGACTAAGGAGGGGGCGGCCTCCCCCTCCCTGCCCAAGAGCCGGGCCGTCTTCGCGCGGCAGGTCCGCGCTGCGCTTGGTGATCGCGGCGGTATCCCCACCCTTCCTTCGCTGACGCTTCCGTGCAGGGCGGGTGATCCCCCTCCGCCGCGATCAGCTCTCCATGTGCATTCCCACCCCCCGGCTTCGCCAGCGGGCAGAAGTCGATGGACGCCATCGCCTTCGGCTCCATCAGGAAAAAGGGAAACAAGCACATGCCAGATTTCGCAAAAATGTCCGACGACGAACGCGGGGAATATGCAGCGCGCGTTGCCACTCTCAATGATGAACTGCGGGCCGACCTCAGCAATCCCCAACATGGACGCGTAGTACTGACCCAGGGCATTCGTGCCATGATCGAGGACACGGACCTTTCGCCGTTCTGGATCGATAGCGCCGCCCTGCTGCGCATCGTGCGCGATTTTGCCGATTTCAGCGAAGACAACGACCCCCATGGAGAGCGCGACTTTGGCGCGTTCGAATGGAAGGGAACCCGCTGCTTCTGGAAGATCGACTACTACGACGCCGCGCTTGAGGGTGGATCGCCCGACCCGGCTGATCCGGGTGTGACCTGCCGCGTCATCACGATCCTTCGCGCCGACGAATACTGATCGGCCAGCATCGAGGGCGGCGCAGCCGTCGCCCTCGACTTCCCCCTATTTTCGAGGATTTTCAACCATGACCACTACGCTCAAGCTGTCGCAGCTTCGCCTTTCCCCGCTAAACGTCCGCAAGGTCGAGCCGACGGGGATCGAGGCTCTGGCCGACGACATTCATGCGCACGGGCTCATCCAGAACCTTGGCGTTTACGAGGCGGCGGGCAAGTTCTGGGTGTTCGCCGGAGGGCGCCGCTTTCGCGCGCTCGAGCTTCTCAAGAAGCGCAAGGACGTGACCGCTGCCTTCCCCGTCCCCGTCATCATCAAGGACAAGACCGAGGCCATCGAGCTTTCGCTGGTGGAGAACACCCAGCGCGAGACCATGCACCCTGCGGACGCGGTGGCCGCATTCGCCCAGCTTCGCGACGAGGGCGGGATGAGCGCTGAGGATATTGCCGCCCGGTTTGGCTACAGCACTGGCCATGTCGCCAAGTTACTGCGTCTCGGCAGTCTGGCTCCGGCCCTGCTGGAAGCCTTCGCCGCCGACATGATCGGCATGCAAGCCGCTCAGGCGCTCACCATGAGCGAGGATCACGCCGCCCAGGTCGAGGCATTCGAGCGTTGCGGCAACAGTCCCGCCGCGATCCGCCGCGCCCTCACGACCGAGAAGGTTCGCACTGATTCCGCAGTTTGCCGCTTCGTTGGGCTCGATGCCTACGAGGCCGCAGGCGGCACGATCACCCGCGACCTGTTCGGAGAGACGGGTTACGCCGACGATTCGGCTTTGCTCGACGAGCTGGTTGCCGCCAAGCTGGACGGCATTCGCGCGAGTTTCGCGGCGGAGGGTTGGAAGATCGTCGAGGTTGCCGCCGAGGCTCCCCACGACATTTACAATCGCGGGTATCTGCGCCCCGAGACGCGCGAGGCGAACGACGAGGAAGCGGCCCAGCTAGCCGCGCTCGATGCCCAGATTGAAGCGCTGGAAGCCGAGGGCAACGAGGACAGCGAGGAAGCCGCAGCGCTATTCGAGCAGCGCGAGGCGATCACCGATGGTTTCGAGGTTTTCACCGAGGCGCAGAAGGCCAACGGCGGCGTGTGCGCCTATGTCGGTTACAACGGCGATTTGGCTCTGCGCCACTGGACCGTTAACGTCGAGCGGCCCAGCGCCAAGGTCGAGGAAACCGGCCCCTACGCTGCCAGCATGATCGAGCGTCTGACGGCCATTCGCACGATGGCTCTCCAACAGGAAGTTGCGGCCCAGCCTGCCCTCGCCCTCGATATTCTGCTGGATAGCATGACCGCGCAGTTGCTTCACGGCTTGCACCGCTACAATCTTGCTGCCGACATTCACCCGACCGTGACCCGCCACACGGTCGAGCACGATATGCTCGATGGGAGCAACCTGGCCGAGCTTCCCGCAAAGCTGGTCGAGCGGTTCGCAGACATTCCCGCCGAAGGGCGTTTCGAGACGATCCGGACGATGGATGAGGCCGACAAGATGCAATTGCTCGCTGCACTGGTGGCGTCCACGCTCAACGGCACGACCTACAACCACGGCGGGATCGGTGCGCGGCAGGCCACCGCCGACACGTATGCCGAGGCTGCGGGCCTTGAT includes:
- a CDS encoding DUF3768 domain-containing protein translates to MDAIAFGSIRKKGNKHMPDFAKMSDDERGEYAARVATLNDELRADLSNPQHGRVVLTQGIRAMIEDTDLSPFWIDSAALLRIVRDFADFSEDNDPHGERDFGAFEWKGTRCFWKIDYYDAALEGGSPDPADPGVTCRVITILRADEY
- a CDS encoding ParB/RepB/Spo0J family partition protein, which gives rise to MTTTLKLSQLRLSPLNVRKVEPTGIEALADDIHAHGLIQNLGVYEAAGKFWVFAGGRRFRALELLKKRKDVTAAFPVPVIIKDKTEAIELSLVENTQRETMHPADAVAAFAQLRDEGGMSAEDIAARFGYSTGHVAKLLRLGSLAPALLEAFAADMIGMQAAQALTMSEDHAAQVEAFERCGNSPAAIRRALTTEKVRTDSAVCRFVGLDAYEAAGGTITRDLFGETGYADDSALLDELVAAKLDGIRASFAAEGWKIVEVAAEAPHDIYNRGYLRPETREANDEEAAQLAALDAQIEALEAEGNEDSEEAAALFEQREAITDGFEVFTEAQKANGGVCAYVGYNGDLALRHWTVNVERPSAKVEETGPYAASMIERLTAIRTMALQQEVAAQPALALDILLDSMTAQLLHGLHRYNLAADIHPTVTRHTVEHDMLDGSNLAELPAKLVERFADIPAEGRFETIRTMDEADKMQLLAALVASTLNGTTYNHGGIGARQATADTYAEAAGLDLRQHWNPGQTFFDRLTKTSLLAILADECGEDAAANCAKMKKGDLAVAVNERLPVGWLPEPARRFTPLPEQATDEGEMSEVA